A portion of the Leptospira kanakyensis genome contains these proteins:
- a CDS encoding MIP/aquaporin family protein: MELVGEFFGTAVLILLGDGVVAGVLLEKSKAKDSGWITITTAWALAVCFGVLVAKALGSPGAHLNPAVTLSVCIQTGDFSIFLPYSLAQIAGAVLGATLVYLHYLPHWKETKDSGTILAVFSTSPAIHHTLSNVISEGLGTFILIIGIHAIFSPFNGGATGVVGTGFVGLLVWAIGFSLGGTTGYAINPARDLGPRIAHWLLPIPNKGNSNWKYAWLPVVIPLVGAAIAAAVIRWGIG; the protein is encoded by the coding sequence TTGGAACTGGTTGGAGAATTTTTTGGAACTGCTGTTCTCATTCTACTGGGTGACGGTGTGGTTGCTGGTGTTTTATTAGAAAAGTCAAAGGCAAAAGACAGCGGATGGATCACCATCACCACAGCTTGGGCCCTTGCGGTCTGTTTCGGTGTTTTGGTGGCAAAGGCCTTAGGAAGCCCAGGAGCGCATCTAAATCCTGCGGTTACCCTCTCTGTTTGCATCCAAACCGGAGATTTTTCGATCTTTCTCCCGTATAGCCTAGCCCAAATCGCAGGTGCAGTCCTCGGAGCCACTCTCGTTTATTTGCACTACCTTCCCCATTGGAAAGAAACCAAAGATTCTGGAACCATTCTAGCTGTCTTCTCTACATCCCCTGCCATCCATCATACTCTCTCCAATGTGATCAGTGAAGGACTCGGAACTTTTATCCTCATCATAGGAATTCATGCCATCTTTTCTCCGTTCAACGGTGGTGCTACCGGTGTTGTAGGAACTGGATTTGTTGGACTCCTCGTTTGGGCCATTGGTTTTTCGCTAGGTGGGACTACTGGTTATGCGATTAACCCCGCTCGTGACTTAGGACCAAGGATTGCCCATTGGTTATTACCGATTCCGAACAAAGGAAATTCCAATTGGAAATATGCATGGCTCCCCGTGGTGATTCCGTTAGTGGGTGCAGCGATAGCGGCAGCGGTGATTCGGTGGGGGATAGGATAA
- a CDS encoding malic enzyme-like NAD(P)-binding protein, whose protein sequence is MKESALEYHARFPKGKTKVVPTKPTENSYDLSLAYSPGVAYPCLEIEKKPELVYEYTNRGNLVGIITNGTAILGLGNIGASAGKPVMEGKAVLFKKFAGIDVFDIEINETDPEKFITIVKALEPTFGGINLEDIRAPECFHIEKTLDESMKIPVFHDDQHGTAIISTAALLNSLELTGKKAGNLKVVINGAGAAAISIAEMLTHIGVKHESIYMLDSRGVINHKRTNLHETKLPFVRNTDAETLEDIFPGTDVFIGVSVANVVTEAMVKTMADKPIMFALANPDPEIPYPDAKHARPDLIMATGRSDYPNQVNNVLGFPFIFRGALDVRAKVVNMEMKLAAAYALSELTKLPVPIEVSEAYNEKEIRFGADYIIPKPLDSRVLYHVAPAVAEAAVKTGVNQVEYPGREAYVKFLESIMAQQLEPISALEI, encoded by the coding sequence ATGAAAGAAAGCGCACTTGAGTATCACGCTCGGTTTCCGAAAGGAAAAACCAAAGTAGTTCCGACAAAACCAACGGAGAACAGTTATGACCTGTCCTTGGCATACTCACCGGGTGTCGCTTACCCTTGCCTCGAAATTGAAAAAAAACCAGAACTCGTTTATGAATACACAAACCGAGGAAATTTAGTTGGGATCATTACCAACGGAACTGCTATTTTAGGTCTTGGTAATATTGGAGCCTCCGCTGGAAAACCAGTCATGGAAGGAAAGGCAGTTTTATTCAAAAAATTTGCCGGCATTGATGTGTTTGATATTGAAATCAATGAAACAGATCCTGAAAAATTCATTACAATTGTAAAAGCCCTCGAACCGACGTTTGGTGGTATCAATTTGGAAGACATCCGTGCCCCGGAATGTTTTCATATCGAAAAAACTTTAGATGAAAGTATGAAAATTCCTGTGTTTCATGATGACCAACATGGAACGGCTATCATCTCTACTGCAGCACTACTCAATTCACTAGAACTTACCGGTAAAAAAGCTGGTAACTTAAAAGTTGTGATCAATGGAGCGGGAGCTGCTGCCATTTCGATTGCTGAGATGTTAACACATATCGGCGTCAAACATGAATCCATTTATATGTTGGATTCACGTGGTGTCATCAATCACAAACGAACAAACTTACATGAAACCAAGTTACCTTTTGTTCGTAACACCGATGCAGAAACTCTAGAAGATATTTTTCCAGGAACCGATGTGTTCATTGGAGTGTCTGTTGCCAATGTGGTAACAGAAGCTATGGTAAAAACGATGGCTGACAAACCAATTATGTTTGCTCTTGCCAATCCCGATCCAGAAATTCCTTATCCCGATGCCAAACATGCAAGACCAGACCTCATCATGGCAACCGGTCGCAGTGATTATCCTAACCAAGTAAACAATGTACTGGGATTTCCATTTATCTTTCGCGGTGCACTCGATGTTCGTGCAAAAGTTGTGAATATGGAAATGAAGTTAGCTGCGGCTTATGCGTTAAGCGAACTCACAAAACTTCCTGTTCCTATCGAAGTTTCTGAAGCTTACAACGAAAAAGAAATTCGATTTGGTGCTGACTATATCATTCCAAAACCTTTGGACTCAAGAGTTCTTTATCATGTGGCTCCGGCAGTGGCAGAAGCTGCTGTCAAAACCGGAGTCAACCAAGTAGAGTATCCTGGTCGCGAGGCTTATGTAAAGTTTTTGGAATCCATCATGGCCCAACAACTTGAACCAATCAGCGCTTTAGAAATCTAA